The following proteins come from a genomic window of Gottfriedia acidiceleris:
- a CDS encoding efflux RND transporter permease subunit: MNFLTKFSLKNSVAIFIISFLLIFGGLYSYSKLKVEELPNIEFPAISVQVVYPGTAPDDINEQITTKLENSFKSIEGIKTLSSSSFESVSVINLEFPFNTDMDKVEQQINTTLKDAGLPENVTTKVDRFSFGSFPIYYISMFSKDGSNIESTLNEEIVPALNKIDGVNSVSIGGGKSTSLTIEVDKQKIANLGLSLTSIKDQINAKFLSFPAGKITDGDIKIPIRVEEKLDTLQKLKDLELQPASFTSTALNQRAKTPKVLLGEIAKIESVDSKDELIRYNENDAISMAITKKQDANTVEVADKVINVLNKYKNDISYKVGYSSAEGVKSSVESLIKEGLLGALFASLAVLIFLRNFRATFIAIISIPLSLLITSIFLLKLDITLNIMTLGGMAVAVGRVVDDSIVVIENIFRRIRKSKEGISNNLILSSTKEILKAVTSSTITTIVVFLPLGVVGGFTSKIFLPFALTIVFSLLASLLVSITIVPILGRYAFKKVPPEEKEEKIQAWYGKVIEKSLNRKWIIILLAIVLLAGSFSLVGKLGFTFIPNESSRSIIASLELPSSTSLEKTNEVSLKMEKMFLNMKQVKEVSTGVGSRDFMTGLKTENKASYFINLKQSADVDQFMKDTKSKMEKVAASEVQGAKVGLQENSSGGPPLNNNVDINLYSNNLVALQESAKKVEDYMKKNPHLKYVTNNFSEKQKQVIVSVDEKKVSENGLSAGMILGLVADQTNPVNMGTLKIDGKDQNVQLTYNKELQSVEDIKNIKLLGKLGAIKLSDVAQVKSVETYSAIQKLDGKVFAKVSAQIKGKDIAKVTNEVINDVKKEIDLPSDVSLKGGGGSDDTTQTFKDLGVAMGVAIGLVYLTMLITFGKARIPFIILSALVFVPIGSFVALFLAGEPLSISVMIGLLMLIGIVTTNAIVLVDRIGQNIEQKRLPLRQAIIEGGKTRLRPILMTAFATIAALLPLALTKSSGTLISKGLAITVIGGLTSSTLLTLIFIPVVYELFFTKRTKKHANSEETAKAVNN, translated from the coding sequence CAATATTTATTATTTCGTTTTTATTAATATTTGGAGGATTATATTCTTATTCGAAATTAAAAGTTGAAGAGCTTCCAAATATCGAATTTCCGGCAATCTCTGTTCAAGTTGTTTACCCTGGTACAGCGCCAGATGATATAAATGAGCAGATTACAACAAAACTTGAAAATTCATTTAAATCAATCGAAGGAATTAAGACGCTATCAAGTTCTTCTTTCGAAAGTGTTTCTGTTATTAATTTAGAATTTCCATTTAATACTGATATGGATAAAGTTGAACAACAAATAAATACAACTTTAAAGGACGCTGGATTACCTGAAAATGTAACAACAAAAGTAGACCGTTTTTCGTTCGGATCATTCCCTATTTATTACATCTCTATGTTTTCAAAGGATGGTTCAAATATTGAATCAACTTTAAATGAAGAAATTGTGCCAGCTTTAAATAAAATTGATGGTGTAAACAGCGTTTCAATAGGTGGAGGAAAATCTACTTCATTAACGATCGAAGTTGATAAACAAAAAATTGCAAATTTAGGGCTTTCTTTAACAAGTATTAAAGATCAAATTAATGCAAAATTCCTATCCTTCCCGGCAGGAAAAATAACTGATGGCGATATTAAAATTCCAATTCGAGTTGAAGAAAAATTAGATACACTTCAAAAACTAAAGGATTTAGAATTACAACCTGCATCTTTTACTTCTACCGCACTAAATCAACGTGCTAAAACTCCGAAGGTTTTATTAGGAGAGATCGCTAAAATTGAATCAGTAGACTCTAAAGATGAATTAATTCGTTATAACGAAAACGATGCTATTTCAATGGCAATAACGAAGAAACAAGATGCAAATACAGTTGAAGTAGCTGACAAAGTAATAAACGTACTAAATAAGTACAAAAATGATATCTCATATAAAGTTGGTTATAGTTCTGCTGAAGGCGTAAAGTCATCTGTGGAATCTTTAATTAAAGAAGGTTTATTAGGCGCATTATTCGCCTCATTAGCAGTATTGATTTTCTTACGTAATTTCAGAGCTACATTTATTGCTATTATATCGATCCCTTTATCATTATTAATTACATCGATTTTCTTGCTCAAATTAGATATAACGTTAAATATTATGACCCTAGGTGGTATGGCAGTTGCAGTAGGACGTGTAGTGGACGATAGTATCGTTGTAATTGAAAATATCTTCCGAAGAATACGTAAATCAAAAGAAGGCATATCAAATAATTTAATTTTATCTTCAACAAAAGAAATATTAAAAGCAGTTACATCTTCTACTATTACTACAATTGTAGTTTTCTTACCTTTAGGTGTTGTAGGTGGATTTACTAGTAAAATATTCCTACCTTTTGCTTTAACAATTGTTTTTTCTTTACTTGCTTCATTATTAGTTTCGATTACAATCGTACCAATTTTAGGTCGCTATGCATTTAAAAAAGTGCCACCTGAAGAAAAAGAAGAAAAAATCCAAGCTTGGTATGGTAAAGTGATTGAGAAATCCTTAAATCGCAAATGGATTATAATTTTACTAGCTATTGTATTACTTGCAGGTTCTTTCTCTTTAGTAGGTAAACTTGGTTTCACATTTATACCAAATGAATCTTCACGATCAATCATTGCTTCATTAGAATTGCCATCATCAACATCATTAGAAAAAACAAATGAAGTTTCATTAAAAATGGAAAAGATGTTCTTAAATATGAAGCAAGTGAAAGAAGTTTCTACCGGTGTTGGTAGCCGGGACTTTATGACTGGCTTAAAAACTGAGAATAAAGCTAGCTATTTTATTAATTTAAAACAAAGTGCAGATGTTGATCAATTTATGAAAGATACAAAAAGTAAAATGGAGAAAGTAGCAGCTTCAGAAGTTCAAGGTGCTAAAGTAGGACTACAAGAAAACTCTTCTGGTGGTCCACCTTTAAATAATAATGTTGACATCAATTTATATTCTAATAACTTAGTTGCACTTCAAGAAAGTGCAAAAAAAGTTGAAGATTATATGAAAAAGAATCCTCACCTAAAATATGTTACGAATAATTTCTCTGAAAAACAAAAACAAGTTATTGTTTCAGTTGATGAGAAAAAAGTTTCAGAAAATGGTCTCTCCGCTGGCATGATCTTAGGTTTAGTTGCAGACCAAACAAACCCAGTCAATATGGGAACATTAAAAATTGATGGTAAAGACCAAAATGTGCAATTAACTTATAATAAAGAACTCCAATCCGTAGAGGATATTAAAAATATTAAATTGCTTGGTAAATTAGGAGCAATTAAATTATCAGATGTAGCCCAAGTAAAGTCAGTTGAAACATATTCTGCTATTCAAAAATTAGATGGAAAAGTATTTGCGAAGGTTTCAGCTCAAATAAAGGGAAAAGACATTGCAAAAGTAACAAATGAAGTAATCAATGATGTAAAAAAAGAGATAGACTTACCATCTGATGTATCTTTAAAAGGTGGCGGCGGTAGTGATGATACTACTCAAACATTTAAAGACTTAGGTGTTGCGATGGGAGTTGCAATCGGATTAGTTTATTTAACGATGTTAATTACTTTTGGAAAAGCTCGAATTCCATTTATTATTTTATCTGCTTTAGTATTTGTTCCAATCGGTTCATTCGTTGCACTATTCCTAGCTGGCGAACCGCTTTCAATAAGTGTAATGATTGGTTTACTAATGCTAATTGGGATCGTTACAACAAATGCAATCGTACTAGTCGATCGAATCGGACAAAATATAGAACAAAAAAGATTACCTCTTCGCCAAGCGATCATCGAGGGAGGTAAAACACGTCTAAGACCTATATTAATGACCGCATTTGCTACAATAGCTGCTTTACTACCTTTAGCATTAACAAAGTCTAGTGGTACACTTATTTCGAAAGGATTAGCTATAACAGTAATTGGTGGTTTAACTTCATCTACTTTATTAACGCTAATATTTATTCCAGTTGTATATGAACTGTTCTTTACTAAAAGAACAAAGAAGCATGCTAATTCTGAGGAAACTGCTAAAGCAGTTAATAATTAA
- a CDS encoding M3 family oligoendopeptidase: protein MGFQDYQYSRPNIKNFGEQFKRSLQNFYDASTVYEQELAMNEINDLRNEFSTMENLCAVRHSVDTNDKFYEDEQAFFDENTPIVQSYGQRYYKALIGSPFREQLEEKYGHQLFALAECEVKILSEEVIPDLQEENKLTTEYAKLVAAAKLPFYGEVKTLAQISAHFEDKDREVRKTAYDTYFGYFSENQDKFDEIYDKLVKIRTRIANKLGFSNFIELGYARMMRTDYDANDVKKFREQVLETIVPIATELRERQASRIGVEQLYYYDDKFEFVTGNATPKGNPEWIIENGKKMYDELSKETSEFFNFMLKENLLDLVAKEGKQGGGYCTYIPNYKAPFIFSNFNGTSGDIDVLTHEAGHAFQVYESRKFETPEYNWPTFEACEIHSMSMEFFTWPWQEEFFKEDTQKYYFTHLSSAITFISYGVAVDEFQHEIYANPDLTPEERHGLWKSIEEKYLPHRANDGNSYLEKGGLWQRQGHIYQSPFYYIDYTLAQICALQFWNKMHEDRDSAWSDYVGLCQLGGSKSFLGLVKEAKLESPFNDGCIEETLEPVRKWLAGVNDQNL from the coding sequence ATGGGTTTTCAAGATTACCAGTATTCTAGACCAAATATTAAGAACTTTGGGGAACAATTTAAACGTTCACTACAAAATTTTTATGATGCTTCAACGGTCTACGAACAAGAATTAGCAATGAATGAAATCAATGATTTAAGAAATGAATTTTCAACAATGGAAAATTTATGTGCAGTTCGCCATTCGGTTGATACAAACGATAAGTTTTATGAGGATGAGCAAGCGTTTTTTGATGAGAACACACCAATTGTTCAATCATATGGGCAACGATATTATAAAGCATTAATCGGTTCTCCGTTTAGAGAGCAACTTGAAGAAAAATATGGCCATCAATTATTTGCTTTAGCTGAATGTGAAGTGAAAATTCTAAGTGAAGAAGTAATTCCAGATTTACAGGAAGAAAATAAACTAACGACTGAATACGCTAAGTTAGTAGCTGCTGCTAAACTACCGTTTTATGGTGAAGTGAAAACGTTAGCACAAATTTCAGCACACTTCGAGGATAAAGATCGAGAGGTTAGAAAGACAGCTTACGATACATATTTTGGATACTTCTCGGAGAATCAAGATAAATTTGATGAGATTTACGATAAATTAGTAAAAATCCGAACTCGTATTGCAAACAAACTTGGATTCTCAAACTTTATTGAACTAGGATATGCTCGTATGATGAGAACGGATTACGATGCAAATGATGTTAAGAAGTTTAGAGAGCAAGTTCTTGAAACAATTGTTCCGATTGCTACCGAATTAAGAGAACGACAAGCTAGTCGAATTGGTGTAGAACAACTTTATTACTATGACGATAAATTCGAATTTGTAACTGGTAATGCAACACCTAAAGGTAATCCTGAATGGATTATTGAGAATGGTAAAAAAATGTATGACGAATTATCGAAAGAAACAAGTGAATTTTTCAATTTTATGTTAAAGGAAAATTTACTAGATTTAGTTGCGAAGGAAGGAAAACAAGGTGGAGGATATTGTACTTATATTCCAAACTATAAAGCTCCTTTTATTTTCTCGAATTTCAACGGAACATCTGGTGACATTGACGTATTAACACATGAAGCTGGTCATGCGTTCCAGGTTTATGAAAGTCGTAAATTTGAAACACCTGAGTATAACTGGCCAACTTTTGAGGCGTGTGAGATTCATTCAATGAGTATGGAATTTTTTACATGGCCTTGGCAAGAAGAATTCTTTAAGGAAGATACACAAAAATATTATTTTACACATTTAAGTAGTGCTATTACTTTTATTAGTTATGGTGTTGCAGTAGATGAATTCCAGCATGAAATCTACGCAAATCCTGATTTAACACCTGAGGAACGACACGGACTTTGGAAGAGCATAGAAGAAAAATATTTACCTCATCGAGCAAATGATGGAAATAGTTATTTAGAAAAGGGTGGTTTATGGCAAAGACAAGGGCATATTTACCAATCACCATTCTATTATATTGACTATACATTAGCTCAAATTTGTGCATTACAGTTTTGGAATAAAATGCATGAAGACCGAGATTCAGCCTGGTCCGATTATGTTGGACTTTGCCAATTAGGAGGAAGTAAATCATTTTTAGGCTTAGTTAAAGAGGCAAAACTTGAATCTCCATTTAATGATGGCTGTATTGAGGAAACACTAGAACCTGTTAGAAAATGGCTGGCAGGAGTTAACGATCAAAATTTATAA
- a CDS encoding MarR family winged helix-turn-helix transcriptional regulator, translating into MEETNRKDIELSLKLFIVLSRAHRKINDSANKSIASFNLNPTEFAVLELLYHKGNQPLQHIGEKILIASGSITYVVDKLEKKGLVYRNPCSADRRVIYAEITESGNKLMEEIFPVHEEFLHEQMSDLSNEEKNFLIHLLKKIGYHGSN; encoded by the coding sequence ATGGAAGAGACAAATAGAAAAGATATTGAGCTTTCTTTAAAGCTATTTATTGTATTATCGCGAGCTCATAGAAAGATAAATGATTCTGCAAACAAATCAATTGCTAGTTTTAATTTAAACCCAACTGAATTTGCAGTGCTAGAGCTCTTGTATCATAAAGGAAATCAACCACTTCAACATATTGGAGAAAAAATATTAATTGCAAGTGGTAGTATTACTTATGTAGTAGATAAACTTGAGAAAAAGGGTCTAGTTTATCGAAATCCTTGTAGTGCAGATCGTCGAGTCATTTATGCAGAAATAACTGAAAGTGGAAATAAGTTGATGGAAGAAATTTTTCCTGTGCACGAAGAATTTTTACATGAGCAAATGAGTGATCTATCTAATGAAGAAAAAAATTTCTTAATTCACTTATTGAAGAAAATTGGATACCATGGGTCTAACTAA
- a CDS encoding aspartyl-phosphate phosphatase Spo0E family protein, translated as MNEYQLSRLLLSISLKREEMVFFAETKGLNEHLTLKASQELDELIISYQKKLLSELNKSFSLK; from the coding sequence ATGAATGAATATCAACTCAGCCGTTTATTATTATCTATTTCATTAAAAAGGGAAGAAATGGTATTTTTTGCGGAAACTAAAGGGTTAAACGAACACTTGACCTTAAAGGCCAGTCAAGAATTGGACGAGTTAATTATTTCATACCAAAAAAAATTGCTTTCGGAATTAAATAAGTCATTTTCATTGAAATAA